One Stigmatopora nigra isolate UIUO_SnigA chromosome 1, RoL_Snig_1.1, whole genome shotgun sequence DNA segment encodes these proteins:
- the slc61a1 gene encoding molybdate-anion transporter produces the protein MLVTAYLAIIVLLALCVGLELTARRLSPPAPTQTAAANPAFRRFQSIFLRAYLLALWADWLQGPYLYKLYRHYSFLESQIAIIYVCGLSSCVLFAPFSSWIPQALGRRHTCLLFCISYSACCLTKLSRDYFVLIMGRILGGLSTSLLSTTFEAWYVHRHVDVHDFPKEWIPGTFNKAATWNHGLAVGAGLVANLLAEWLHLGPVAPFLLAVPCLACCAWVVLTDWGKEEAEGSPEGDKQMPVLGNLTPMSAKARFARSCHDGLRCLLSDRRVMLLGGVQALFESALYIFVFLWTPVLDPHGPPLGIVFSCLMAASMVGSLMYRLATSTHYRLQPGHVLCLAVLMAFFSFFMLTFSTTPGQPRPHESFLAFLLLELACGLYFPAVSFLQGRVIPEEKRASVLAWFRFPLNLLACIGLLALHGEVSGTGGGEGGSGTRHMFGGCALMMLAALMAVVSLFTLGRNDSDLKLEGTRVDGDMY, from the coding sequence ATGTTGGTGACGGCATACCTTGCCATTATTGTCCTGCTCGCCCTGTGTGTTGGCCTCGAACTCACAGCACGTCGTCTGAGCCCACCAGCACCGACGCAGACGGCTGCAGCCAACCCAGCCTTCCGTCGCTTCCAGAGCATCTTCCTCCGGGCCTACCTCCTGGCCCTGTGGGCGGACTGGCTTCAGGGTCCTTACCTTTATAAACTCTACCGCCACTACAGCTTCCTGGAGTCCCAAATAGCGATCATATATGTCTGCGGCTTATCGTCTTGTGTGCTGTTTGCTCCATTTTCCAGCTGGATTCCTCAAGCCCTAGGCCGCAGACATACATGTCTACTGTTCTGTATATCCTACTCTGCTTGCTGTCTCACCAAGCTGTCCAGAGACTATTTTGTCCTGATCATGGGTCGCATCCTGGGTGGTCTGTCTACATCCTTGCTCTCCACCACATTTGAGGCTTGGTATGTGCACCGACACGTTGACGTCCACGATTTCCCCAAGGAGTGGATCCCCGGCACCTTTAATAAAGCTGCCACGTGGAATCATGGGCTTGCCGTGGGAGCCGGCTTGGTGGCTAACTTGCTTGCCGAATGGCTCCACCTGGGCCCGGTGGCTCCTTTTCTTCTGGCCGTCCCCTGTTTGGCATGCTGTGCCTGGGTAGTGTTGACGGACTGGGGCAAGGAAGAAGCAGAGGGATCGCCTGAAGGTGACAAACAGATGCCCGTCTTGGGAAATTTGACTCCTATGTCCGCAAAGGCCCGGTTTGCACGCAGCTGCCATGATGGGCTCCGATGCTTGCTGTCAGATCGTAGGGTCATGCTTTTAGGTGGGGTGCAAGCTCTATTTGAAAGTGCCCTCTACATCTTTGTTTTTCTGTGGACCCCAGTACTGGACCCCCATGGACCTCCATTAGGGATCGTGTTTTCCTGTTTAATGGCCGCCTCCATGGTTGGCTCCTTAATGTATCGCCTTGCCACCTCCACGCACTATCGCCTGCAGCCCGGGCATGTTCTCTGCTTGGCTGTTTTAATGGCGTTCTTCTCTTTCTTCATGCTGACTTTTTCCACCACGCCTGGCCAGCCGAGACCTCACGAATCCTTTTTGGCCTTCCTACTGCTGGAGCTGGCCTGTGGCCTCTACTTCCCAGCCGTCAGCTTTCTGCAGGGCAGGGTGATCCCAGAGGAGAAGCGGGCCAGTGTGCTGGCCTGGTTCCGCTTCCCTCTAAATTTGTTGGCCTGCATTGGCCTTTTGGCACTCCACGGGGAGGTGTCGGGTACGGGTGGAGGGGAAGGGGGAAGCGGTACTCGACACATGTTTGGAGGCTGCGCACTCATGATGCTGGCCGCCTTGATGGCTGTTGTCAGTCTGTTCACGCTTGGCAGGAATGACTCGGACCTCAAACTAGAGGGAACAAGAGTAGATGGTGACATGTATTGA